The Patescibacteria group bacterium genome contains the following window.
GTTGCACCAAGAAATGGCCCCGGAAAAAAATGGGAAAATGGTACCCCATTTGGATATTTCCGTTACAATAAAATTTTAATTTTAGCCAGTATTGATGGTTATACTTTATCGCTGGCTAAGAAATATGAGCTAACAAAAACCATCACCGTGCTTGAAGCATCAGATACTTGGGATAAATTAATCGCTGATGGTTTGCTCCCAATTGAATTAAAAGATGCCATGATCCGAACACAGTTTAGAAGTTATGATTTTTTACCCCGTGTCGCCGCTTATTTAGATCGCCATCATGATTTACCCGGCACAGAACTGCAGATGTCCGATGTACCGGATGCTCCAGCGGTAGTGTGGTGGGTGGATTGTTTCGGAAATTGTAAAACCACCGTCTGGCATGATGAAGCCGCCACCCTAAATGATTTGCCTTATCACCCCCGTTTAAAAGACGTTCCAGACAAAACTGCCGCCGTTGTGCTGGGTAGTTCTGGTATAAGTAAAAAAAGATTTTTAGAGATCGTTGTGCAAGGTGGTAGTGCCGCCCAAACATTTAATCTAGCGTCCGGCAGTCCATTGCAAAAAGCAGTCTGATTTGTTAGAATATTCCCGCTCTTTAGATATGGCAGGGTAGCTCAGTTGGTTAGAGCGTGGGACTCATAAGCCCGAGGTCGAGGGTTCGAATCCCTCTCCTGCTACGGGAGTTGTTGGAACTGTTCGAGGTGTTCGAGCTGTTGGAAGTGTTAATGAAGTGATCGTACATTTACAATTAATGATTTACTATGAGATACAAATTCGAAGATTTGGAAGTCTGGCAATTAAGCTTAAAACTAATTGGATCGGTTTATAAAATAGCAAAAGATTTTCCAGACAATGAACGTTTTGGCTTAACATCACAAATAAAACGAGCTGCAACATCTATTAATCTCAATATAGCAGAAGGTAGTGGTAGAAGTACTAAAAAGGATTTTGCATCTTTTGTAAGAAATTCTATCGGTTCTACACGTGAAGTTATTGCCTGTTTAAGGATTGCCGAACAAGAAAAATTTCTTCATACTGATAGTACAACTTATGAAGATACAATTCAGGCATTATATTTTAAACTAATTGCCCTGGATAAATCTTTACGAAGTTAGAAGTGCTCAATATGTTCGAACTGTTGAAATAATTCCAACAACTCTAACAGTTCAAACAACTCGAGCATTTCATGGTGGTCGTGGCGCAGTGGTAGCGCAGCGGTTTGTGGTACCGTTGGTCGCGGGTTCGAATCCCGTCGATCACCCCCTTTCTGCCGAAGATATGGTTTGCAATTAAGCTGATTGGTTGCGAATCATATCTGACGGCTCTCTGAGAAAAATACAAATTAGCTGGGTAATTCCCAGCTTTTTTGTTTTTAGCCCTTCGCCGCCAGTAATACTTACATAAGTATGCACGATTAGGCAGGTCACTCAACTACTTTCCAACCATAGCTTGGTAAAAATTGAAGAGTTTATATCTCGTCTTTCTCACGTAGTAACCAGTAAGCATTATCCAGCTCTTGCGCTACTTTGAACGTATTTCCATGTTGCAGCATCCCCTTGTACGATTGCATCGTCGGTTCCGTTGGGTGTGCGCGTAAGCGTCGATACATACGCTGTTTTGTTTTTGTGCGTAGTACCTTGTGATGTGGGAAATACACCCACCCTAAAAAATCAACACCCGCAGCCAACGTTTGAATTTTTACCTTCGTAGGATGCAGCTGCAGGGAAAGCTGTTCACATAAAAACTGCTCCATCAGTGGAATTTGAGCTTGCAGCCATGGGCGACTGTCCGACAGCACCACAAAGTCATCAGCGTACCGAATATACTGTTTTATTTTCAAATAATGCTTGGCGAATTGATCAAATTCGTTCATATAGACATTCACCAACAGCTGAGAGGTAAGGTTGCCAAGTGGCAGGCCAATGGGCATCCCTCCAATCTCAAAACTGTGAATCACATTCTCTAACAACCATAGTATCTGTTTATCGTCTATTCGCTTGATCAAAATATCTAACAGTCTAGCCTGATCAATACTAGCAAAAAACTTACGAATATCCCCTTTTAGCACCCAACAAGTACGGGTATTGTTGCGACTGACCTGATTGGCCATTTTCCGAAAACGCTCGCCAGCTTTTTGCGTGCCTTTGCCAAGACGGCAGGAATACGAATCTGCAACAAAAATACGATCAAAAAATGGATACAGTTGACGATAGATGGCATGATGCAG
Protein-coding sequences here:
- a CDS encoding four helix bundle protein, whose protein sequence is MRYKFEDLEVWQLSLKLIGSVYKIAKDFPDNERFGLTSQIKRAATSINLNIAEGSGRSTKKDFASFVRNSIGSTREVIACLRIAEQEKFLHTDSTTYEDTIQALYFKLIALDKSLRS
- a CDS encoding reverse transcriptase/maturase family protein — its product is MSIQFDKKYSDVISVENLLLAWQEFARGKRHKPDVQLFARNLMTNIHDLQSDLATQAYKHGGYYGFKISDPKPRDIHKASVRDRLLHHAIYRQLYPFFDRIFVADSYSCRLGKGTQKAGERFRKMANQVSRNNTRTCWVLKGDIRKFFASIDQARLLDILIKRIDDKQILWLLENVIHSFEIGGMPIGLPLGNLTSQLLVNVYMNEFDQFAKHYLKIKQYIRYADDFVVLSDSRPWLQAQIPLMEQFLCEQLSLQLHPTKVKIQTLAAGVDFLGWVYFPHHKVLRTKTKQRMYRRLRAHPTEPTMQSYKGMLQHGNTFKVAQELDNAYWLLREKDEI